One window of Candidatus Cloacimonadota bacterium genomic DNA carries:
- a CDS encoding iron-containing alcohol dehydrogenase — protein sequence MLYIPTRIFFGTGALSKAQSHITKLGKKALIVCGKTSAQKSGVMADILPLLAKNGISHHVYAKVSENPTTDMVMEGKEEYGTHLCDFIIGIGGGSPMDAAKAISLAAANNLAKHQLYDANLQQRAVPIVAIPTTHGTGSEVTPYSVLTDLASHKKAGFGSELIFPRIAVINPQYMLSQSYEVSLHTSIDALSHLLEGIYSTQRNPLLYPMIFRGIRLIMDNLSLCLKTPRHLPYREALALAAMYGGIAIAHTSTTLQHAIGYPFTTEYGISHGLVNGMFMEAIMRFYAEALQDEFDQLFAALDLSMQEFFEWLEGFPIKIQLEVTDCQLKSWIPQILAARNTIISPRKPTEDQLFKLLKSVQKG from the coding sequence ATGTTGTATATTCCTACCAGGATCTTTTTTGGCACCGGTGCATTGTCTAAAGCCCAGAGTCATATAACCAAGCTGGGAAAAAAGGCATTGATTGTATGTGGCAAAACAAGTGCGCAAAAAAGTGGTGTGATGGCAGATATCCTGCCCCTATTGGCAAAAAACGGCATTAGTCACCATGTATATGCCAAGGTTTCCGAAAATCCCACCACCGATATGGTAATGGAAGGCAAAGAGGAGTATGGTACCCACTTATGCGATTTTATTATCGGTATCGGCGGCGGCAGCCCTATGGATGCAGCCAAGGCGATCTCTTTAGCCGCAGCCAACAATTTGGCAAAACACCAGTTATACGATGCAAATTTGCAGCAAAGAGCGGTTCCGATTGTAGCCATTCCCACAACTCACGGCACGGGTAGCGAAGTAACTCCATACAGTGTGTTAACGGATCTTGCAAGCCACAAGAAGGCAGGATTTGGCAGCGAGTTGATCTTTCCCAGAATAGCCGTTATCAATCCTCAATACATGTTAAGCCAAAGTTACGAGGTAAGCCTACATACATCTATAGATGCGCTTTCGCACCTTTTGGAAGGAATTTATAGCACACAACGCAATCCGCTTTTGTACCCCATGATTTTTAGGGGAATACGGCTAATTATGGATAATCTAAGTTTGTGTTTAAAAACCCCTCGACACCTTCCTTACAGAGAGGCGCTCGCATTGGCAGCGATGTATGGAGGAATTGCAATTGCCCATACGAGCACAACTTTACAGCACGCCATAGGTTATCCATTTACCACAGAGTATGGCATTTCGCATGGCTTGGTAAACGGTATGTTTATGGAAGCGATAATGCGCTTCTATGCCGAAGCATTACAGGATGAATTTGACCAACTTTTTGCTGCCCTAGATCTTTCTATGCAGGAATTTTTTGAATGGCTGGAAGGCTTCCCCATCAAGATTCAGCTAGAAGTAACAGATTGTCAATTGAAATCTTGGATTCCGCAGATACTTGCTGCCAGAAACACGATTATAAGCCCGCGAAAACCAACGGAAGATCAGCTCTTTAAGTTGTTAAAAAGCGTACAGAAAGGTTGA
- a CDS encoding carboxymuconolactone decarboxylase family protein: MRVKDFRKERIELTSLTLDRANLNIKRFFALDQAAYSDGAISAKHKELMGLVASMVLRCDDCICYHLDQCAELKVSMEELQEAINIALVVGGSIVIPHLRRAMAYWDELATTP; encoded by the coding sequence ATGCGAGTAAAGGATTTTAGAAAAGAACGTATAGAGCTTACCAGCTTAACTTTGGATAGGGCAAATCTAAATATCAAACGGTTTTTTGCCTTAGATCAGGCAGCTTATTCTGATGGTGCTATAAGTGCCAAACATAAAGAGCTGATGGGGCTTGTGGCCTCGATGGTGCTAAGGTGTGACGATTGTATCTGCTATCACTTGGACCAGTGTGCAGAACTCAAGGTAAGCATGGAAGAGCTGCAAGAAGCCATAAATATTGCCCTGGTTGTGGGAGGATCCATCGTGATTCCGCATTTACGCAGAGCAATGGCTTATTGGGATGAGCTCGCTACCACTCCTTGA
- a CDS encoding DMT family protein, with product MKTIFLLSISNIFMTFAWYGHLKYKSTPLFKVILISWFIAFFEYCFQVPANRMGYGVFNAYQLKTIQEVITLIVFTGFSVFYLKEDMRWNYIVGFVLIVAAVFFIFKEW from the coding sequence ATGAAAACAATCTTTCTGCTTTCGATCTCTAACATCTTTATGACCTTCGCCTGGTACGGTCATCTCAAATATAAATCGACACCACTATTCAAGGTAATCTTGATATCTTGGTTTATCGCCTTTTTTGAATACTGTTTTCAGGTACCGGCAAATCGCATGGGATACGGCGTATTTAATGCTTACCAATTAAAAACTATACAGGAAGTAATAACACTGATAGTATTTACCGGCTTCTCTGTGTTTTACCTTAAGGAGGACATGCGCTGGAATTATATTGTGGGATTTGTGTTAATTGTGGCAGCCGTCTTTTTCATTTTCAAGGAGTGGTAG
- a CDS encoding Cof-type HAD-IIB family hydrolase, which produces MDYAGICISDLDGTLLPPNGKISATNLIMLEELAQRGICRVLATGRSLFSMSKVVPIDAPFDYVIFATGAGIMDWKKQELIYSQNLDAKQILRVCEVLEDLKLDYMLHNSIPETHHIQYKSFGTNTDFTNRIDIYREFATELQHSETPSWDGATQFLTIVEHNRKDLYEDLCTRLHPLTAIRTTSPLDFCSIWIEIFAPGVNKGEGIMRLLQIIGMSLRHCMVIGNDYNDLHMLELCPFAYVTANAPQELKDKFEVVASCDKDGFSAAVQHWLSHFPASTSS; this is translated from the coding sequence ATGGATTATGCTGGAATTTGCATTAGCGATTTGGATGGCACTTTATTGCCTCCCAATGGCAAAATAAGTGCGACTAATCTGATCATGCTGGAAGAGCTTGCCCAAAGAGGTATATGCCGGGTATTGGCTACGGGTAGGTCTCTGTTCAGCATGAGTAAGGTTGTGCCTATTGATGCACCTTTCGATTATGTGATCTTTGCCACCGGTGCGGGGATTATGGATTGGAAAAAGCAGGAGCTTATCTATAGCCAAAATCTGGATGCCAAGCAAATATTGCGCGTTTGCGAGGTATTGGAAGATCTGAAATTGGATTATATGCTCCACAACAGTATTCCCGAAACTCATCACATTCAATACAAATCTTTTGGAACAAACACAGACTTCACTAATCGCATTGATATCTACCGTGAATTTGCCACAGAATTGCAGCATAGTGAAACCCCATCTTGGGATGGGGCAACTCAATTTCTAACTATTGTAGAGCACAATCGGAAAGATCTATATGAAGATCTCTGCACTCGGCTACATCCCCTCACGGCTATTCGCACAACTTCACCTCTGGATTTTTGCTCTATTTGGATTGAGATCTTTGCTCCCGGCGTAAACAAAGGTGAGGGAATTATGCGGTTGCTGCAAATAATCGGTATGTCATTACGGCATTGCATGGTTATAGGTAACGATTACAACGATTTGCACATGCTTGAGCTCTGCCCATTTGCCTATGTAACCGCCAATGCTCCGCAGGAATTGAAAGACAAGTTTGAAGTGGTGGCAAGTTGTGATAAGGATGGTTTTTCTGCGGCTGTGCAACATTGGCTAAGCCACTTCCCTGCTAGCACAAGCTCATAA